Proteins encoded together in one Prunus dulcis chromosome 3, ALMONDv2, whole genome shotgun sequence window:
- the LOC117621199 gene encoding phosphoenolpyruvate carboxylase 2, whose protein sequence is MASRNLEKMASIDAQLRLLAPGKVSEDDKLIEYDALLLDRFLDILQDLHGESLRETVQDCYELSAEYERKQDPKKLEELGKVLTSLDPGDSIVIAKSFSHMLNLANLAEEVQIAYRRRIKLKKGDFADEASATTESDIEETLKRLVGDLKKSPEEVFDALKNQTVDLVLTAHPTQSVRRSLLQKHARVRNCLTQLYAKDITPDDKQELDEALQREIQAAFRTDEIRRTPPTPQDEMRAGMSYFHETIWKGVPKFLRRVDTALKNIGINERVPYNAPLIQFSSWMGGDRDGNPRVTPEVTRDVCLLARMMAANLYFSQIEDLMFELSMWRCNDELLSRAHELHRSSKKDAKHYIEFWKQIPPNEPYRVILGDVRDKLYSTRERARQLLANGISEIPEETTFTNVEQFLEPLELCYRSLCSCGDRPIADGSLLDFLRQVSTFGLSLVRLDIRQESDRHTDVLNAITRHLEIGSYREWSEERRQEWLLSELSGKRPLFGSDVPKTEEIADVLDTFHVISELPSDNFGAYIISMATAPSDVLAVELLQRECGVKKPLRVVPLFEKLADLEAAPAAVGRLFSIDWYKNRINGKQEVMIGYSDSGKDAGRLSAAWQLYKAQEELIKVAKQYAVKLTMFHGRGGTVGRGGGPTHLAILSQPPDTIHGSLRVTVQGEVIEQSFGEEHLCFRTLQRFTAATLEHGMHPPVSPKPEWRALMDEMAVIATKEYRSIVFQEPRFVEYFRRATPEMEYGRMNIGSRPSKRKPSGGIESLRAIPWIFAWTQTRFHLPVWLGFGAAFKHAIEKDAKNLHMLREMYNQWPFFRVSIDLIEMVFAKGDPGIASLYDKLLVSEDLWSFGERLRANYEETKSLVLQVAGHRALLEGDPYLRQRLLLRDSYITTLNVCQAYTLKQIRDPNYHVKVRPHLSKEYMETTSKPAAELVKLNPTSEYAPGLEDTLILTMKGIAAGMQNTG, encoded by the exons ATGGCTTCAAGGAACTTGGAGAAGATGGCTTCAATTGACGCACAGCTGAGGCTGCTGGCACCAGGGAAGGTGTCCGAGGATGACAAACTGATTGAGTATGATGCTTTGTTATTGGATCGCTTCCTTGACATTCTTCAGGATTTACATGGAGAGAGTCTCAGAGAAACG GTGCAAGATTGTTATGAACTTTCTGCAGAATATGAAAGAAAGCAGGACCCTAAAAAGTTGGAGGAACTTGGGAAGGTTCTAACGAGTTTGGATCCTGGGGACTCGATTGTCATTGCTAAGTCCTTTTCTCACATGCTTAACTTGGCCAATTTGGCCGAGGAAGTTCAGATTGCTTATCGAAGGAGGATCAAGTTGAAGAAGGGAGACTTCGCTGATGAGGCTTCAGCTACTACAGAGTCAGACATTGAAGAGACTCTCAAGAGGCTTGTGGGAGACCTGAAGAAGTCCCCGGAAGAAGTTTTTGATGCCTTGAAGAACCAGACTGTAGATTTGGTCCTAACAGCACATCCTACTCAGTCTGTTCGAAGATCCTTGCTTCAAAAGCACGCAAG GGTAAGAAATTGTTTGACACAGTTGTATGCTAAGGACATTACACCTGATGATAAACAGGAACTCGATGAGGCTCTACAAAGAGAG ATTCAAGCTGCATTTCGTACAGATGAAATCCGAAGGACTCCTCCAACCCCTCAAGATGAGATGAGAGCGGGAATGAGCTACTTTCATGAGACAATTTGGAAAGGTGTACCGAAATTCTTACGTCGTGTTGACACTGCTTTGAAGAACATAGGGATAAATGAACGTGTTCCTTACAATGCCCCTCTcattcaattttcttcttggaTGGGTGGGGACCGTGATG GAAACCCCAGGGTCACTCCTGAAGTTACACGGGATGTATGTTTATTGGCTAGAATGATGGCTGCTAACTTGTACTTCTCCCAGATAGAGGATCTTATGTTTGAG TTATCTATGTGGCGCTGCAATGATGAGCTTCTTTCTCGTGCTCATGAACTTCATAGGTCTTCAAAGAAGGATGCGAAACACTATATAG AGTTTTGGAAGCAAATTCCTCCAAATGAGCCTTATCGCGTTATTCTTGGTGATGTAAGAGACAAGCTATACAGTACACGTGAACGTGCTCGCCAATTGTTAGCCAATGGAATCTCTGAAATTCCTGAGGAAACAACCTTTACAAATGTTGAACAG TTCCTGGAGCCACTCGAACTGTGTTATCGGTCACTCTGCTCTTGTGGCGATCGGCCAATTGCTGATGGAAGCCTTCTTGATTTCTTACGGCAAGTTTCCACTTTTGGGCTCTCTCTTGTGAGACTAGACATACGGCAAGAATCAGACAGGCACACTGATGTCCTCAATGCTATAACAAGGCACCTGGAGATTGGGTCTTATCGAGAATGGTCTGAGGAACGTAGACAAGAATGGCTCTTGTCTGAGCTTAGTGGCAAGCGCCCCCTTTTTGGTTCTGATGTTCCCAAGACTGAAGAAATTGCTGATGTGCTGGACACATTCCATGTCATTTCAGAACTTCCCTCAGACAATTTTGGTGCTTATATTATCTCAATGGCAACAGCACCATCTGATGTGCTTGCTGTTGAGCTTTTGCAACGTGAATGTGGTGTGAAGAAACCACTAAGGGTTGTCCCATTGTTTGAGAAGCTTGCTGATCTTGAGGCTGCTCCTGCTGCCGTGGGCCGTCTCTTTTCAATAGATTGGTACAAAAACAGGATCAATGGGAAGCAAGAAGTCATGATAGGATACTCAGATTCAGGAAAGGATGCTGGCCGTCTATCTGCAGCATGGCAGTTATACAAGGCTCAAGAAGAGCTCATAAAGGTTGCGAAACAATATGCGGTTAAGCTTACAATGTTTCATGGTCGAGGTGGAACAGTTGGACGAGGAGGGGGGCCCACCCATCTTGCTATATTGTCTCAGCCACCAGACACAATTCATGGTTCACTTCGTGTTACAGTTCAAGGTGAAGTTATTGAACAATCATTTGGGGAGGAGCACTTGTGCTTTAGAACACTCCAGCGTTTCACAGCAGCTACACTTGAGCACGGAATGCATCCTCCTGTTTCACCAAAGCCCGAATGGCGTGCACTAATGGATGAGATGGCTGTCATTGCAACAAAGGAATACCGTTCAATAGTTTTCCAGGAACCTCGTTTTGTTGAATACTTTCGCCGT GCAACACCAGAGATGGAGTATGGCCGGATGAACATTGGGAGTCGTCCTTCAAAACGAAAGCCGAGTGGAGGCATTGAATCACTACGTGCAATCCCATGGATATTTGCTTGGACCCAGACAAGATTTCATTTACCGGTGTGGCTTGGGTTTGGGGCAGCATTTAAGCATGCTATTGAGAAGGATGCGAAAAATCTCCATATGCTTCGAGAGATGTATAATCAGTGGCCTTTCTTCAGAGTGTCgattgatttaattgagaTGGTGTTTGCCAAGGGCGACCCGGGTATTGCCTCTCTGTATGACAAGCTGCTTGTGTCAGAAGACCTATGGTCATTTGGAGAGAGATTGAGGGCCAACTATGAAGAAACTAAGAGCCTCGTCCTCCAG GTCGCTGGACATAGGGCTCTTCTGGAAGGAGATCCTTATTTGAGGCAGAGACTCCTCCTCCGTGACTCTTACATCACCACACTTAATGTGTGCCAAGCCTATACACTCAAGCAGATTCGTGATCCGAACTACCATGTTAAAGTAAGGCCGCACTTGTCAAAGGAGTACATGGAAACAACAAGCAAGCCAGCGGCAGAGCTCGTAAAGCTTAATCCAACAAGCGAGTATGCTCCTGGACTAGAAGACACACTTATTTTGACCATGAAGGGTATTGCTGCTGGAATGCAGAATACCGGCTGA